The following proteins are co-located in the Saccharomycodes ludwigii strain NBRC 1722 chromosome V, whole genome shotgun sequence genome:
- the TGL1 gene encoding sterol esterase (similar to Saccharomyces cerevisiae YKL140W | TGL1 | TriGlyceride Lipase) has protein sequence MIPFVGRLTLNEWLLIFLVYTEKLLSIFVSIFVPRKLTKFSQYILNLIIYTIVPGITNDGKGTSNGSISKEELKLINSKNIKEMLELLDPNLKMEEHIVTTKDGYLLTLHRIPPRNINANGSNGVIYLHHGLLMCSDIWLCHTHDDNSNRERNLPLYLYYLKNYDIWLGNNRGNKYSAYHVDRSINEEKFWDFSIDEFAMFDIPSTIDYILNITHVKQINSIIAFSQGSAQIFASLSLHPELNSKINNFIALAPAMTPPGLYNPIVDTLMKTSPQLIYLFFGKKILLPSANTIWSKALPLQFFIKSIKLANKFLFNWESHNINKCEKVAYLKLYSPTSVKCVVHWFQILNAQKFQMFQDISSRHLNDDSLFNAMRFPTKTNIKIPVLLIYGETDSLVGESAINIMMKNLPESSTFKVCVKNHEHLDIIWGDDVDQVVYPHVLKFIEFWNSNSEDITAVNTIGSVNDRTLTGCKNQQHDQSRIANKINTTVGSANNSRNNSVTNIKLIKHSKRLSI, from the coding sequence atgataccCTTTGTTGGCAGATTAACATTAAATGAATGGTTacttatatttttagtatACACCGAAAAATTACTGTCTATATTTGTGTCAATATTTGTGCCGAGAAAACTAACCAAATTCTctcaatatatattaaatttaataatatacacCATAGTACCAGGAATTACTAATGATGGCAAGGGTACTAGTAACGGCAGCATTtcaaaagaagaattaaaattaattaattctaAAAACATAAAGGAAATGCTCGAGCTGTTGGAtccaaatttgaaaatggaAGAACATATCGTAACTACGAAGGATGGCTATTTACTTACCCTACATAGAATACCACCACGCAATATTAATGCTAATGGCAGTAATGGTGTGATTTATTTACATCATGGGTTATTGATGTGTTCAGATATATGGCTGTGTCATACGCATGATGATAACAGCAACAGAGAACGTAATTTACcactatatttatattatttgaaaaattatgatATTTGGTTGGGAAATAATAGAGGGAATAAATATTCTGCGTATCACGTGGATAGATCAAttaatgaagaaaaattttgggATTTTAGTATTGATGAATTTGCTATGTTTGACATACCAAGTACAAttgattatatattaaatataaccCATGTTAAGCAAATTAATTCAATAATTGCGTTTTCACAAGGTTCGGCCCAAATTTTTGCTTCTCTAAGTTTGCATCCAGAATTGAACTCCaaaattaacaattttataGCATTGGCACCTGCGATGACACCTCCCGGATTGTATAATCCCATTGTAGATACTTTAATGAAAACGTCGCCTCAattgatatatttgttttttggtaaaaaaatattattaccaagTGCAAACACTATTTGGTCCAAAGCGTTACCATTGCAATTTTTCATCAAGTCTATTAAGTTGgcaaataaatttttgtttaattggGAATCacataatattaataaatgtGAAAAAGTTGCTTATTTGAAATTGTATAGTCCTACCTCAGTTAAATGTGTAGTACATTGgtttcaaattttaaatgcTCAAAAATTCCAAATGTTTCAAGATATATCATCACGTCACCTGAATGACGACAGCCTATTCAATGCGATGAGGTTTCCTACAAAAACGAATATCAAAATACCAGTCCTTTTAATATATGGAGAGACTGACTCTTTGGTGGGGGAATCAGCCATTAATATCATGATGAAGAACTTGCCAGAATCAAGCACCTTCAAAGTGTGTGTTAAAAATCATGAGCATTTAGACATTATCTGGGGTGATGATGTCGATCAGGTGGTTTATCCTCATGTTTTAAagtttattgaattttggAATTCAAATAGTGAAGATATTACTGCTGTAAACACTATTGGCAGTGTCAATGACCGCACATTGACTGGTTGCAAGAACCAACAACATGATCAAAGTAGAATTgctaataaaattaatactaCTGTTGGAAGtgctaataatagtagGAATAACAGCGTTACTAATATCAAATTAATCAAGCATAGTAAAAGGCTGTCTATTTGA